From the genome of Halomonas sp. I5-271120, one region includes:
- a CDS encoding aminodeoxychorismate/anthranilate synthase component II: protein MSVLMIDNYDSFTYNVVQYLAELGAKVDTHRNDAITIEEIEAMAPSHIVISPGPCTPSEAGISLEVIRHFAGRVPILGVCLGHQAIGQVFGGEVVRAPQVMHGKTSKVRHLNTGVFTGLENPLEVTRYHSLVVDADSVPDCLEVTAWVDDDDVTPGLIMGLRHKTLDIEGVQFHPESILTRQGHELLATFLQRG, encoded by the coding sequence ATGTCCGTGCTGATGATCGATAACTACGATAGCTTTACCTACAACGTGGTGCAGTATCTCGCCGAGCTGGGGGCGAAAGTCGATACCCACCGCAACGACGCCATCACGATCGAAGAGATCGAGGCCATGGCGCCGAGCCATATCGTGATTTCACCGGGGCCCTGCACGCCCAGTGAAGCCGGTATTTCGCTTGAGGTGATTCGCCATTTCGCCGGGCGCGTGCCGATCCTCGGCGTTTGCCTCGGTCACCAGGCCATCGGTCAGGTATTCGGCGGCGAGGTGGTGCGCGCCCCCCAGGTGATGCATGGCAAGACCTCCAAGGTGCGTCACCTGAATACCGGCGTGTTCACTGGCCTTGAGAACCCGCTGGAGGTGACCCGCTATCATTCGCTGGTGGTGGACGCGGACAGTGTGCCGGACTGCCTCGAGGTCACCGCCTGGGTGGATGACGACGATGTCACCCCGGGGCTGATCATGGGCCTGCGGCACAAGACACTGGATATCGAAGGGGTGCAGTTCCACCCCGAATCGATTCTCACCCGTCAGGGCCACGAGTTGCTGGCCACCTTTCTGCAACGTGGTTGA
- a CDS encoding ATPase domain-containing protein gives MKSNPSPRITTDVPGLEKILHGGFLPGRSYLVSGGPGTGKTTLGLHFLSAKPEGERALLVSLGEADRNIRNDAASIGMALEGVVTIDLSPTAQTRGQSTYTLLEPWEAEPPDIRSRIEEAFPEGPPARVFIDALSQFRHLVPDTFQFRKQVMALLEYLTNAGSTLLFTSERGSEADEDLQYLGDGILQLDRTESGRSLSVVKFRGSGFAEGRHTIRLNDQGMSVFERLVPGEHGQPFVAESIPSGVAELDTLSGGGIGRGTVTIISGPTGVGKTSLGAQFMREAASRGERSVIFSFEESLATIRHRCEHVGIPLGEMMHDDSLAVESVEPLRYTPDEFAWRVRREVEERGATMVMIDSLSGYRQSVRGEDVVSHAHALCRYLGNMGVTVLLVNEVGSIAGGEMRVSELGISYLADAVLILRYIELDGEIRKTIGMLKKRTGDFEKTLREFDITAGGLKVGKPLTGLRGILRGDPEMGSGRAFRGSADNGG, from the coding sequence ATGAAAAGCAATCCGTCGCCACGCATCACGACAGATGTTCCGGGACTGGAGAAAATTCTTCACGGAGGCTTCCTGCCTGGCCGGTCATACCTGGTGTCAGGTGGCCCCGGTACGGGCAAGACGACGCTGGGCCTGCATTTTCTTTCCGCCAAGCCGGAAGGCGAACGGGCATTGCTGGTCAGTCTCGGCGAGGCAGACCGCAATATTCGCAATGATGCGGCGAGCATTGGCATGGCGCTCGAGGGGGTAGTGACCATTGATCTCTCGCCCACCGCGCAAACCCGTGGGCAATCGACCTATACCCTGCTCGAACCTTGGGAAGCGGAGCCACCCGACATCCGCTCGCGTATCGAAGAGGCATTTCCGGAAGGGCCTCCGGCGCGCGTCTTCATCGATGCGCTCAGCCAGTTCCGTCACCTGGTGCCCGATACCTTCCAGTTCCGCAAGCAGGTGATGGCGCTGCTTGAATACCTGACGAATGCCGGCTCGACCCTGCTTTTTACCTCGGAACGCGGTTCGGAGGCCGACGAGGACCTGCAGTATCTCGGCGATGGCATTCTGCAGCTTGACCGCACGGAGTCGGGTCGATCGCTGTCTGTCGTGAAGTTTCGCGGTTCCGGCTTCGCCGAAGGCCGGCATACCATTCGCTTGAACGATCAAGGCATGAGTGTCTTTGAGCGCCTGGTGCCGGGAGAACACGGCCAGCCCTTCGTTGCCGAGTCGATTCCTTCTGGAGTGGCCGAACTGGATACTCTCTCCGGAGGTGGCATCGGGCGAGGCACGGTCACGATCATCTCTGGCCCGACTGGGGTGGGCAAGACGTCGCTCGGTGCCCAGTTCATGCGTGAGGCGGCGAGCCGCGGAGAGCGTTCGGTCATCTTCAGCTTCGAGGAAAGCCTCGCGACGATCCGGCATCGCTGTGAGCATGTCGGCATACCGCTGGGTGAGATGATGCATGACGATTCACTCGCGGTGGAGTCGGTCGAGCCACTGCGCTATACACCGGATGAATTCGCCTGGCGTGTCCGCCGTGAAGTAGAGGAACGGGGGGCCACGATGGTCATGATCGATAGCCTCTCGGGGTATCGGCAGTCAGTGCGCGGCGAAGACGTGGTATCCCACGCCCACGCGCTTTGCCGCTACTTGGGCAATATGGGAGTGACCGTGCTGCTCGTCAACGAGGTTGGCTCGATTGCCGGCGGAGAAATGAGAGTTAGCGAACTCGGCATCAGCTACCTGGCCGACGCCGTGCTGATATTGCGCTATATCGAACTCGATGGCGAGATCCGCAAGACCATCGGCATGTTGAAGAAGCGCACGGGTGACTTCGAGAAGACGCTTCGTGAATTCGATATCACTGCGGGTGGGCTGAAGGTAGGTAAGCCCTTGACCGGCCTGCGCGGCATCCTGCGGGGCGACCCTGAGATGGGCTCCGGCAGGGCTTTCCGAGGATCGGCGGATAATGGTGGATAG